TGGCTCGCAACAAAAAAACCTCCCTTGCAACCCGCGCGCCGGCGGAGGGCGATGGACGGGCGGCGCCTCGACCGTCGAAGGGCGCGCCGCGGCCACTTCCGCGGCAACAGACGGGAAAATCTCAAATTATGCTATTCAGGGAGAGGGATGCAACTGCTGGCAGGAGAGCTGTTCCCGGCACGGGAAACGACCGAGGAGATTTTCCGCCGCGTGTACGGCAGCCTGGCGCGCAGCGGAGCGGCGCCGGAAGTGAGGGTGGCGGTGAGGCCGTACGTGGCGACGATGGGAAAGCTGCGCATGACGAAGGCGGGGATCGAAGTGCGGCTGAGCGAGCTGATGGCCGCCGCGCCGGCGACGGTGCGGGAGGCGTTGGCGTGGATTCTGCTGTCGCGGCTGTTCCGGCAGGCGCCGCCGGAACACTGGGTGAGGCACTACCGGCAATACCTGCACCGGAAAGAGGTGCGGCACACGCACCAGATGCTGCGGGCGGCGCGGAGCCGGAAGAAGCACTGCGGACCGAAGGGGCGGACGTACGATCTGGAGGCGATGTTCGAGAAGCTGCGGGACCGGTATTTCGGACCGCTGATGGCGAAGCCGGAGCTGGGATGGAGCGGGCGGCTGTCGCGGACGCTGCTGGGGCATTACGATCACGCGCACCATGCGATCGTGCTGAGTTCGTGGCTGGACCGGGCGGACGTGCCGGAGTACGTGGTGGAGTATGTTCTGTATCACGAGATGCTGCACCTGAAACATCCGGTGGAGCACTCGCGCGGGCGGCGGACGGTGCACAGCAAGGCGTTCCGCGAAGAGGAACGGCGTTACGAGCGGCTGGCCGAGGCGAAGGCGTGGCTGAAGGCTTCGCGGTAAGGGCGGTCAGGAAGCAGGCGCGACGGCGAGCCGGACGGCGGCGGAGGAAGACTGGATGGCGTCGAGCAGGGGCGCCGTGTCGGGCTCGATGAGGCCGAGACGCCAGAGGGGCAGGCTGAGCCGGACGCGCCACCAGGCGAGGGTGAAGCGGAGACGCTGCCGGAACAGTTCCTCGGGGAGGGACGGAGAGCAGCGGCTGGCGACGACGAGAGCCTGACCGACGGCCTGGAGGCGGTCGAAATCCTCCCGGATTTCGTTGAGGAACCGGAGGCAGATTCGGGCGCGTTCGGCGCGAAAGCTCTGGATCATCCGGAAGCTGCACGAGGGCTGAGAGCGCAGGAAACGGACTTCCTCTTCATCCAGAAGGTGGGCCAGGGGCGCATATTTTGCGGGGTAAAAGTGATCCCACCAGCCGGCGTCCACCGCGGCGGGACGGAGGGCTCCGTTCAGGCGGAGTGCGAGCCAGACAAGCCCGGCGAGGGCGGCGGCGGTCATCAAAAGGACGGTTAGAAGAGGTGTCATACCGGCGTCCATGCAGGAGAATCGAGTTTATGCTAACGCGAATCCGGATCTTTTGCCAAGGGGAAAATTGAGGTGGCCAGGAGAGGAAGGCGGAAAATCGGACGGAAAAATGGCGTCCGGGCGGAGAATCCGGAGCGGACGAGGGTCAGGATCTTCCAATGAGAGGGGAAGACGGAGCGGAAGCCCGGCGCCGGGAGAGACCGAGCGCGGCGAGCCAGCTGCGGGAGTCTTCCCAGCGCTGCAACTGGCTCCTGTCTTCCTCGCGGTAGAGCCGCAGGGACCGGAGGGTCTGGGTGACGAGATCGGCGAGAGCGGTCGAGTAGGCGCTGCGTGGATCGGCCCGCCGGCCGCGGCGGAGGGCCGTCTGCAGCTGGCCGAAGCTGTTGGGGAGCGTGGCGGCGATCTGGAAACCGGCCAGGCGGGCGGCTTCCTCGACGGGGACGCTGAAACTGGAGCCGTGGCGGTTGAGGATCAGGCGGACCGAGCCGAGGAATCCCTCTTCCTCGATGAGCGCAGCCGCGCGATGGGTCTGGGCGAGGGAGAGGTAATCGTTGCCGGAGACGCAGAAAACGACGGCGGAAGCCTTCATGGCCTGGACGGAGAACCGCTCCCAGTTGCCGGAGTGATCCACGACGACGAGGCTGCAGGCGGCGCGGACGGCGGTGAGGAAATTGTCGAACAGATGGGAGTCGATGCGCGACGAGCGGCAGCGGCGCTGGGTGCTGAGGATGAGGACGCCGTCGCGGGACGGGAGGTACTCGGCGTCGGGGAGGCGCCCGGTATGGTCGACGACGGAGATGGCATCGAAGAGGTTCATTCCCGAAGCGGCGCCGGTGAAGAGGCTTTGCACGCCGCAGTTGAGATCGAGATCGACGAGCGCGACGCGCCCCTGGAGGCGTTCGGTGCACACGGCGGCGAAGTGCCAGGCTGCCGTGGAGGCGCCGCTGCCGGGCTTGCCGGGCAGGAAGCTGATCATCGGGCAGAGCTCGACGGAGGGAGGCAGGGGCGCGGAGTGGCTGGTCCGGAGATCGTCGGTGATGCGCTCGAGCTGCTCGCGCCGCGCCGGCAGATGGAGGATGCGGTTGCCGAATCCGAGGCGGTGGAGTTCGAGATAGGTGTGATTTTCAATTTTCCTGCCGTAGACGAGAAGGCGGAGGGCAGGATCGGCGTTCATCAGAGGTTCAAAAACTTCGGCAAGGTCCCTGAAATCGCGGATTTCGACGAAGACAAGATCCGGCTTCCCGGAGGCGAGAGACTGGAGAAACTCCTGAATTCTGGCCGGATCTCCCGCGTCGAGGGTGAGGATTTCATGGAACGGGTTGCATTGCGCCACGATCTCGCGGAGTTCGCTGGCCGCCTCGAGGTCGCGGGCGAGAAGAACGATGCGGTCCGAGAACATGGCCGATCTCCCCATGTCTACCGGGCGCCGCCCGGATGGACTTTTCTCCCCCAATCATGCGGGAAGGGAGCGGCCGGATTGTATCAGGGGAAAGCCTGAAGTACCGCGGCAAAGGAGCGGTTTATTCCCCCGGGTTTTTTCCGGATGCTTCGTCCTGCTGGCGGGGGCGCCGAGACTCGACGCCACAGGAGGGGCTCATTCAGGTGGGCACGCCGAAGCGGGGGAGGACCCATTTCATGAGGGCGATGTAGCCGCCGGCGAACAGGAGTGCGAGCAACCAGTCAGGCATGAAGATGAACTATTTCGGGCAAATGGTTTTGTCGGGCGGAATGGCCAGAACGGGGACTTTGGCCTGTTCGATGGTCCGGGTGGTGACGGAGCCGAGCCAGACCTGGCGCCAGCCGGTGCGTCCGTGGGTTCCCATGACGACCCATGCGTTGGCGCGGTGAGCGGCGGCGATGATGGCTTCCACGGGGGGAGCGTCGGAGATTTCGTATCGCACGTCGATGCCTTCCGGGAGAAACTGTTTCGCCCACTCTTTCAGATGCTGCTCGGCGTGTTTGCGGATCTCATTCCATTCTTCCAGAATCTGCTCGCGGCGCTCCGGGGTGAGGTAGGCGGGCGTGTCGACATGGACGGCGTGAAGCAGGCGGAGCGGCTTGCCGGACGTCTGGGCGAGCCAGGCAGCCCAGCGCAGAGCATTGGCGGAGCAATCGCTGAAGTCGATGGGGCAGACCACCGATTCGAAGGGGGGCGGGATCATGGGGAATGCCTCCAATTTGAGGATGCACCAGCCCGGGGGCAGTGACAAGGGGGAAGGTCACAGGCCGGGGCGTTGGGCCGGGGTCAAGCGAGGGCGGCGATCCGGCGCTCGATTTCGGCGAAGAGGGCTTCCGGCTGCAATTTCCCGTGACGCTGGGCGCCAGGGACGAGTTCGAGGACGCTTTCCGGGGACGGAAGAGCGGGCGAGGGGAGGATGGCGAAGCCGAGGGCGTCGGCGAGGGAGTCGGCGGTGCGGACGAGGCGGACGAGGTCCCAGTCGTCAGGGATGCCGGCGTCGTGATGGTGGACGACGCAGCGGCAGATTTCTTCCGGGAGAAACATGCGCTGGACGATCCACTGGCCAGCCTGGCAATGATCGAGATCGAAGAGGCTGCGCTCGGTTTCGCGGAGGTCGGCGCCCTCGCGGGCGATGTCGATGGCGTTGGAATAGGCTTCGGGGTATTTGACCAGGAGAGCGAGGCGGCCAATGTCGCGGAGAAGGCCGGCGGTGTAGGCAGCGCCGGGGTCGAGGCGGAAGGCGGGGGCGAGGAGTTCGGCGGCGATCGCTCCGGCCAGGGTGTTGCGCCAGCAGAGGGCGAGGGCTTTTCTGCGGAGGACGGGAGCGACGTAGTCGCCGAGGGCGCGCGTGAGAGCGATGGCCTTGACGCGCTCCAGTCCGACGATAATGACGGCCTGAGGGATGGAGGTGACCTGCCGCACGAGGGCGAACAGCGGCGAGTTGGCGAGCTGGAGGACGCGCGCGGCGAAGACCGGCTCGGCAGCGATGAAGCGGCTGACGTGTTCGACGTGGACGTTTTCGTCGGAGAGAAGGGCGACGAGCCGCATGGCGACAGGGGAGAAAGGGGGAAGGTTTTCAAGCGCCCATGGCACGGATTCGGCGGGTCTGGTTTCGATGGCCATAATGCCTCCGGGCGGACGCAATCCCGCGGGCGGGAGAGGCGCCGCTGCCGGGCTTATCGGCAGGGCGGAGGCAGAGTTGAGCCGATTCCCCTTTTCACCGGGCGCTGGTTCGGATAGAATGGCAGCCAATCTGGGCACAATGAAACAGTTTCTGGCAGCAGCGGCATTCGTGGTGTCTCTGGGGCGGGCCTGGGCGGCGGGGCCGGATTTCCAGAAGGAAGTGAGGCCGATCCTGTCGGCCAACTGTTTTCACTGCCACGGCAACGACCGCACGACCCGGATGGTGGGGCTGCGGCTGGACGTGAAAGAGGGGCTGTATTCGACGCGGAAGGCCGGCCCGCTTATCGTTCCGGGCAAGCCGGAGCGGAGCCTGCTGTATCAGCGGATCACGGCGAAAGAGGCGGCGCGGCGGATGCCGCCACCGCAGGCGCACAAGACGCTGAAGCCGGAAGAGATCGCAACGATCCGGCGGTGGATTGAAGCCGGGGCGGAGTGGCAGGAGCATTGGGCGTTCCGGGCGCCGGCGCGGCCGACGCTGCCGGAGGTGACGCGGACGGACTGGGTGCGGAATCCGGTGGACCGGTTCGTGCTGGCGCGGCTGGAGAAGTTGGGGCTGGCGCCGGCGCCGGAAGCGCCGCGGCATGCGCTGGTGCGGCGGCTG
This DNA window, taken from Bryobacteraceae bacterium, encodes the following:
- a CDS encoding universal stress protein, translated to MIPPPFESVVCPIDFSDCSANALRWAAWLAQTSGKPLRLLHAVHVDTPAYLTPERREQILEEWNEIRKHAEQHLKEWAKQFLPEGIDVRYEISDAPPVEAIIAAAHRANAWVVMGTHGRTGWRQVWLGSVTTRTIEQAKVPVLAIPPDKTICPK
- the cpaE gene encoding pilus assembly protein CpaE; protein product: MFSDRIVLLARDLEAASELREIVAQCNPFHEILTLDAGDPARIQEFLQSLASGKPDLVFVEIRDFRDLAEVFEPLMNADPALRLLVYGRKIENHTYLELHRLGFGNRILHLPARREQLERITDDLRTSHSAPLPPSVELCPMISFLPGKPGSGASTAAWHFAAVCTERLQGRVALVDLDLNCGVQSLFTGAASGMNLFDAISVVDHTGRLPDAEYLPSRDGVLILSTQRRCRSSRIDSHLFDNFLTAVRAACSLVVVDHSGNWERFSVQAMKASAVVFCVSGNDYLSLAQTHRAAALIEEEGFLGSVRLILNRHGSSFSVPVEEAARLAGFQIAATLPNSFGQLQTALRRGRRADPRSAYSTALADLVTQTLRSLRLYREEDRSQLQRWEDSRSWLAALGLSRRRASAPSSPLIGRS
- a CDS encoding HD family phosphohydrolase: MAIETRPAESVPWALENLPPFSPVAMRLVALLSDENVHVEHVSRFIAAEPVFAARVLQLANSPLFALVRQVTSIPQAVIIVGLERVKAIALTRALGDYVAPVLRRKALALCWRNTLAGAIAAELLAPAFRLDPGAAYTAGLLRDIGRLALLVKYPEAYSNAIDIAREGADLRETERSLFDLDHCQAGQWIVQRMFLPEEICRCVVHHHDAGIPDDWDLVRLVRTADSLADALGFAILPSPALPSPESVLELVPGAQRHGKLQPEALFAEIERRIAALA